ATTGCTTTGATTAAAAGGGGCGTTTGAGGCACTACGAGAATTGCGTTGTCCAGTTTGATGCAATTGTTGAATGGAAGTTGATTGCTGTGCAGCGCCATGCGTAGTTGATGCATCTTGAATATTACAACTTGTTCCAAATCCTGCTGTTTGTGAACCATTCTGTTGAATACGACTCACGTTAACAGGAACAGGAGATTCATTGTTTGGAGTGCCAGATGTGTTTGACGAAATCACTTGGAGTGATTGTTGTTGTGATTGCCTAGGTAAATTGTATTGTCCTTTATCATGAGATCTCTCTTCTATTGTTTTACTTATTGCAATCGTATTATTAGACCACTGATCATCACTTTTCGTCAAATTTGCACCGAAATCTGTTCCTCTATTCCAACCGTCATGATGTTGCTTTGGAATCTGCGATGACTGGTTTAAGTGAGATGTTTGACTATTTGGAAGCTTCTCCGATACATTCATTAGTTTGTTTTTTCCCGCCGTTGAATCAACAATTATTGTAGACAAATTCTGTGTTGCATTGTTAGCTCCTTGGCTAGATGAATCATGCAATCCTTGTATAAGAGCGGGAAACTGTTGAATACTGGAATTGTACGTAGAATTTATTGCAGCGCCTTGCTGAATAATTATTCTCGCGGGGGACTGTTGCTGAGCCTGGGATTGCAGTTGTGGCTGTGCGTGGTTCTGAGAAGGCTGATGCTGCTGCATAGGAAGCGTATTCTGAGctgtttgcaataccgattgCGTTGATACAATTCTTGTGCTACAGGATGCGAATCCTGGAATATGACCATGTTCGTTCAATTTTGAAACAGTCGATGTCTTGTTCTGTATTTGATGAGTAGTATTAGTTGGCAGACTTTGTTGCCTCTGTTCTGAATTATTAAATGTATTGACAGTAGTCGTGATGTTTTGGAACGTTTGATTGTTGAACGACGATGGTTGCACTGAGATCGTAGCTGCCTGTTGAGCTTGATTTATTGACGAAGGTTGAGGTGCTACAACTTGTTGAtttgattgtaaaattgaaaGATTACTTGTTTGGTTTGCAAAAGCCTGTGATTGCTGCTGTTGTGCTTGGTGAGCAGTCCCCATATTACCTACTGTATTATTACTTGGAATGGAATTTCCAAAAGCAACAGGAGTGGATACAATATCTGGTTTGTCTATTTCAGATTCTTGCAGGAAGAAAAAGTTGCTATTTCCAATTACTTCATGAATGGGACGCATCTGTTGCTGAATATAATGCTGTTTGAAATAGGCATGTTCTACAGCTTGAACCGTGGTGGCACCAATCTGCTGACCAGTAATAGGTTTGATGGAGGCAGCTTGGGGTTGTATCACAGTAGGGAGAATAATTGCTGTTGGCTGAACAATAGTCGTACTAGTTGGTGCCATTGCCGAATTAGTTCCGATTGCTGCCGCGGGAATTGGTACTGATGGCGTAATTATAGCGCTATTAGTAGCACATACTCCTGTAGGAACCGACGCTGGAGGGATTACATTTTGACGCATCACATTCGGTTGAGTAGGGAACGACGGTGTTGGAACAGCTGCTGCTGCAGGCGCTTCTGCAAAAATTTGTGAGCTACTCGTATCGTTCTTAGTTGATGAAGATGACGAGGAGTTCTCTGTATCAGTAGAGCTTACTGGTTTAGATTCCtctaaattttcaatatttggaCCATTACCTTCAGTTTTAATTTCTTCAACGACAGCACCGGAATCGTCTTCGTTCAATGATTCATTTTCAGCAGCTTGATCTATGACTTTTTCATCTACTGTTACAATATCCTTCTCAAAGTATCCGCATTCCTGTATATTCCCGATGACCGCTTTTAGGTGCACATAAGTTGAGTGACAATAAATCTTATTCCTACCATCAGCCACAGCAGATAGATGATCAGCAGCTTGTTTCACAGATGAAACGAAAGTATGTTCTGCAGTATTTTCTGGACGTTTCGGTTGTGTTTCCTCACGCAGCTTTTTCAACAAAACGAAATCTTCTTCTGATATTTTGCAAGCGCCGTTTTCTCCGCTAAGGAAATCATCACGTACAGTATCTATTGTTAGACGCATCAGAACATCCTGAATAGTCAACACCTCCCGTATTTTTGCGTTTTCTTGTTGTGCTCTAACGAACGTGCTCTGAAATAAAACATTGAAGTTATATTGATTTTTGTATAACGGACGGAGTTTGAAATAATTTGTATGAATAttcggtacttacgtattagcgtcaccggagccgaaattcaatagatagcaattttattgttcACACGGGCACTCGGTTAacttttgtattgttgttgcactgttttgttatttaatagtgctacgaaaatgtgtttttggaatttgcgttagcgagcgtcggacggtacaTGTTTTACCGGTTAATTATTGCTTTGAAAAAAGTGTGAAGCTCCGGTGGCGTTCCCAAAAACGCTTTTTCGTAGCATTTAAAAATAGCAAAATGGTGCAaacaacaaggcaacaacaacACAAAAGATAAATGAGTGCCCGTGCGAATGAATataattgctatctattgaatTTTGGCTCCGGTGACGCTGATACTGAAGTACCGAATATTCACTGTAACACTTTCAGGAAATCAAGAAGTTCTTTCCTGACATTGGAGATTCGATTCAAATTAGAAACTATggcattttttaaatattcatcAGTTGACTTCTTAATATAGTTTCACGTTTATGGTTATCTAATTGTTTCGCGTTAGTCTAACTTTTACAAATTAGGATTCATACTATTATCTACTACAGAGCCACCGAAGTACGACATTCATTTTTGAGGGATAATTTTACAGCATTCAGTTTTAGCATTTTCATGAAGGGAGAAAAAATTGTGCTTACTCGTTTTGCCTCTTTCTTAGCTTCTCTGTTGGCCACAGCTGCAATCGATTGGAATTGTTTGCAAAGCTCCCGTGTCAGTTCCAATGATGTTAAACATTCGTCATACTTCGAAACAGCAATTTTTTGATCGCCAGTGAGTTTCTTGCCGGCCTTTTCGGTGGCTTTATAAGACTCCAGCTTGTTCTGAAAAATTACGACGAAATGAGCGAAAAATTTAATTAGTTTTGCAAAGGATATCTCAAAAAACAAGTCGTCTATGTTCACCCATACATCCTTAAAATACACTTAAACATGGCGGCATTTGAACGATTGTACATTGCGAAAATATACATTTGCACAATGTACTAacgtttgttttttattgtgaatttattttcttTTGTGAATATTCTTAGAtaatctatatatttttttaaatcaattgaAAGTCGCTCGAAAACAAACGGATCGCTTACCTTCCGCTTCTCTAAGTTACGAATTTTGTGCTCAATTATAAGGATTATTTGTTGCAATGGATT
The Toxorhynchites rutilus septentrionalis strain SRP chromosome 2, ASM2978413v1, whole genome shotgun sequence genome window above contains:
- the LOC129769931 gene encoding caprin homolog isoform X1, coding for MRSGCSFRSLTNYTLKLVLKTKLNSYQILRTPLEVLPNKTEMPSIKVLESNKISTPDSLNNAVETGGSDGYSSTKEVQPSQTMMNTAANNNGIAKEQPANPLQQIILIIEHKIRNLEKRKNKLESYKATEKAGKKLTGDQKIAVSKYDECLTSLELTRELCKQFQSIAAVANREAKKEAKRSTFVRAQQENAKIREVLTIQDVLMRLTIDTVRDDFLSGENGACKISEEDFVLLKKLREETQPKRPENTAEHTFVSSVKQAADHLSAVADGRNKIYCHSTYVHLKAVIGNIQECGYFEKDIVTVDEKVIDQAAENESLNEDDSGAVVEEIKTEGNGPNIENLEESKPVSSTDTENSSSSSSTKNDTSSSQIFAEAPAAAAVPTPSFPTQPNVMRQNVIPPASVPTGVCATNSAIITPSVPIPAAAIGTNSAMAPTSTTIVQPTAIILPTVIQPQAASIKPITGQQIGATTVQAVEHAYFKQHYIQQQMRPIHEVIGNSNFFFLQESEIDKPDIVSTPVAFGNSIPSNNTVGNMGTAHQAQQQQSQAFANQTSNLSILQSNQQVVAPQPSSINQAQQAATISVQPSSFNNQTFQNITTTVNTFNNSEQRQQSLPTNTTHQIQNKTSTVSKLNEHGHIPGFASCSTRIVSTQSVLQTAQNTLPMQQHQPSQNHAQPQLQSQAQQQSPARIIIQQGAAINSTYNSSIQQFPALIQGLHDSSSQGANNATQNLSTIIVDSTAGKNKLMNVSEKLPNSQTSHLNQSSQIPKQHHDGWNRGTDFGANLTKSDDQWSNNTIAISKTIEERSHDKGQYNLPRQSQQQSLQVISSNTSGTPNNESPVPVNVSRIQQNGSQTAGFGTSCNIQDASTTHGAAQQSTSIQQLHQTGQRNSRSASNAPFNQSNARFTNDGGMNNATAPFFKNNDRFYQQNQNNNLSSGKVDTTYHQRGPMIKSRSDSNGNPSSRSGAFGSMTGSNGTAGTNNGNTSGGIDYRSNARPVNSTRNTGPPSSRPHQRNHSGNGNYGGPRGGSNTRGQSTINA
- the LOC129769931 gene encoding caprin homolog isoform X2, whose translation is MRSGCSFRSLTNYTLKLVLKTKLNSYQILRTPLEVLPNKTEMPSIKVLESNKISTPDSLNNAVETGGSDGYSSTKEVQPSQTMMNTAANNNGIAKEQPANPLQQIILIIEHKIRNLEKRKNKLESYKATEKAGKKLTGDQKIAVSKYDECLTSLELTRELCKQFQSIAAVANREAKKEAKRSTFVRAQQENAKIREVLTIQDVLMRLTIDTVRDDFLSGENGACKISEEDFVLLKKLREETQPKRPENTAEHTFVSSVKQAADHLSAVADGRNKIYCHSTYVHLKAVIGNIQECGYFEKDIVTVDEKVIDQAAENESLNEDDSGAVVEEIKTEENSSSSSSTKNDTSSSQIFAEAPAAAAVPTPSFPTQPNVMRQNVIPPASVPTGVCATNSAIITPSVPIPAAAIGTNSAMAPTSTTIVQPTAIILPTVIQPQAASIKPITGQQIGATTVQAVEHAYFKQHYIQQQMRPIHEVIGNSNFFFLQESEIDKPDIVSTPVAFGNSIPSNNTVGNMGTAHQAQQQQSQAFANQTSNLSILQSNQQVVAPQPSSINQAQQAATISVQPSSFNNQTFQNITTTVNTFNNSEQRQQSLPTNTTHQIQNKTSTVSKLNEHGHIPGFASCSTRIVSTQSVLQTAQNTLPMQQHQPSQNHAQPQLQSQAQQQSPARIIIQQGAAINSTYNSSIQQFPALIQGLHDSSSQGANNATQNLSTIIVDSTAGKNKLMNVSEKLPNSQTSHLNQSSQIPKQHHDGWNRGTDFGANLTKSDDQWSNNTIAISKTIEERSHDKGQYNLPRQSQQQSLQVISSNTSGTPNNESPVPVNVSRIQQNGSQTAGFGTSCNIQDASTTHGAAQQSTSIQQLHQTGQRNSRSASNAPFNQSNARFTNDGGMNNATAPFFKNNDRFYQQNQNNNLSSGKVDTTYHQRGPMIKSRSDSNGNPSSRSGAFGSMTGSNGTAGTNNGNTSGGIDYRSNARPVNSTRNTGPPSSRPHQRNHSGNGNYGGPRGGSNTRGQSTINA